The genomic segment aaaaaaggcttagcttctagttgtgtggcaaacttcaggtaaacctctttaacatgaaataatcaaatcgaatgcctcttgtgcggaagggtgtgctgctaggctttgaaaattgactaaataagcttatttcgctatatgttatttttccaaataaggtcattttcgctatgagaataccccagattctaaaataaaaaggcttagcttctagttgtgtggcaaacttcaggtaaacctctttaacatgaaatattcaaatcgaatgcctcttgtgcggaagggtgtgctgctaggctttgaaaattgactaaattagcttttttcgctatacgtaatttttcaaaataaggccattttcgccgtaagaataacgtagattctgaaacaaaatgcttaggttctagttgtgttgaacacttcaggtaatcttctttaatgggaaataatcaaatcgaatgcctcttgtgcggaagggtgtgctgctaggctttcaaaattgactaaataagcttatttcgctatatattatttttccaaataaggccattttcgctatgagaataccccagattctaaaataaaaaaggcttagcttctagttgtgtggcaaattTCAGGTAAAccactttaacatgaaatattcaaatcgaatgcctcttgtgcggaagggtgtgctgctaggcgttgaaaattgactaaattagcttttttcgctatacgtaatttttcaaaataaggccattttcgccataagaataacgtagattctaaaataaaaaaggcttaggttctagttgtgtggcaaacttcaggtaaacctttttaacatgaaataatcaaatcgaatgcctcttgtgcggaagggtgtgctgctaggctttgaaaattgactaaataagcttatttcgctatatgttatttttccaaataaggtcattttcgccatgagaaaaacgtagattctaaaataaaaaaggcttagcttctagttgtgtggcaaacttcaggtaaacctctttaacatgaaataatcaaatcgaatgcctcttgtgcggaagggtgtgctgctaggctgtgaaaattgactaaattagcttttttcgctatacgtaatttttcaaaataaggccattctcgccataagaataacgtagattctaaaataaaaaaggcttaggttttatttgtgtggcaaacttcaggtaaacctttttaacatgaaataatcaaatcgaatgcctcttgtgcggaagggtgtgctgctaggctttcaaaattgactaaattagcttttttcgctatgcgtaattttttcaattagggccatttttgccatgagaaaaacgtagattctaaaataaaaaaggcttagcttctagttgtgtggcaaacttcaggtaaacctctttaacatgaaataatcaaatcgaatgcctcttgtgcggaagggtgtgctgctaggctttgaaaattgactaaataagcttatttcgctatatgttatttttccaaataaggccattttcgctatgagaataccccagattctaaaataaaaaaggcttagcttctagttgtgtggcaaacttcaggtaaacctctttaacatgaaataatcaaatcgaatgcctcttgtgcggaagggtgtgctgctaggctttgaaaattgactaaataagcttatttcgctatatgttatttttccaaataaggccattttcgctatgagaataccccagattctaaaataaaaaaggcttagcttctagttgtgtggcaaacttcaggtaaacctctttaacatgaaataatcaaatcgaatgcctcttgtgcggaagggtgtgctgctaggctttgaaaattgactaaattagcttttttcgctatacgtaatttttcaaaataaggccattttcgccataagaataacgtagattctaaaataaaaaaggcttaggttttatttgtgtggcaaacttcaggtagacctttttaacatgaaataattaaatcgaatgcctcttgtgcggaagggtgtgctgctaggctttgaaaattgaccaaataagcttatttcgctatatgttatttttccaaataaggccattttcgctatgagaataccccagattctaaaataaaaaaggcttagcttctagttgtgtggcaaacttcaggtaaacctctttaacatgaaataatcaaatcgaatgcctcttgtgcggaagggtgtgctgctaggctttgaaaattgactaaattagcttttttcgctatacgtaattttcagaataaggccattttcgccataagaataacgtagattctgaaacaaaaaaggcttaggttctagttgtgtggaaaacttcaggtaatcttctttaatgggaaataatcaaatcgaatgcctcttgtgcggaagggtgtgctgctaggctttcaaaattgactaaattagcttttttcgctatgcgtaatttttctaattagggccattttcgccatgagaaaaacgtagattctaaaataaaaaaggcttaggttctagttgtgtggaaaacttcaggtaaacccctttaacatgaaataatcaaatcgaatgcctcttgtgcggaagggtttGCTGtcaggctttgaaaattgactaaattagcttttttcgctatacgtaatttttcaaaataaggccattttcgccataagaataacgtagattctaaaataaaaaaggcttaggttttacttgtgtggcaaacttcaggtaaacctttttaacatgaaataatcaaatcgaatgcctcttgtgcggaagggtgtgctgctaggctttgaaaattgactaaataagcttatttcgctatatgtttttttccaaataaggccattttcgctatgagaataccccagattctaaaataaaaaaggcttagcttctagttgtgtggcaaacttcaggtaaacctctttaacatgaaataatcaaatcgaatgcctcttgtgcggaagggtgtgctgataggctttgaaaattgactaaattagcttttttcgctatacgtaatttttcaaaataaggccattttcgccataagaataacgtagattctaaaataaaaaaggcttaggttctagttgtgtgaaaaacttcagataaacctctttaacgtgaaataatcaaattgaatgcctcttgtgcggaagagtgtgctgctaggctttgaaaatggactacattagcttttttcgctatacctaatttttccaaataaggccattttcgctatgagaataccccagattctaaaataaaaaaggcttaggttctagttgtgtgaaaaacttctgGTAATCTTATTTAATGGAAAATAATCAAACCGAATGCCTCTTGTGGGGAAGGGTGTGcagctgggctttgaaaattgactaaattatcTTTTGTCGATATacgtatttttttcaaacaaggccatattcgctatgagaatacccttgattttaaaatgaaaaaggcttaggttctagttgagtgaaaaacttcaggtaaacttctttaataacaaataatgaAATCGAATGTCTTTTGTGCAGAAGGGTGTGTTGCTggactttgaaaattgactagatttaacttttttcgttatacgtaattttcccaaataaggtcattttcgctatgagaaaaacgtagattctaaaataaaaaaaaagacttaggttctagttgtgggAAAAAATTAacctctttattaataaataatgaaatcgaaTGCCTCTCCCGCGGAAGGGATTTTTGCTTGGATTTGAAATTATCTGGCTTATTTGCTTTTTCGAAGgaagttaaataaaattcgtttccccttttttttgttttttcattccttttcaagcttttattttttattttttgctatataATTGTTATTTTTCCTAAATTATAAACATATTTCCCATAATAGTATGCTAATTTCGTTTATCTTCATTTTTTCGGGTGTAGATTTTGACACGCCTCCATTTCTGCCATAAATATTAACCTTTCCGCTTCGccgcacacaaaggtcaaattgctactagcttcacagtggtaaATTGTACGGTAATCGTTTTCCTCGTTTTTTTAGGTACATGTACCGGTAACGGACTTGTCAGAATATGGCTAGGGTAAGCTAGGCATTTAACACATCCACTAACCTCCAGTTATGCAAATACTGGTACCGTTTGGCTCAGCCTGTCTTACTGTCTTAGGGTTGTCTTTTCAAGTCTTGACGTCGAATTCCGGTACCGTACACGAAACAATACGGTACCCgtaacgtttttatttttatgttctgatGTTAGAGGTAAAACAGTAGAGAACCAAGAAGGAACAGATTTATGGATTATAGGGATCCCATTCAAATAGCTTACCGATACCAGGATACAGCTTACCCATGCTGGTTGGAAATACTTTCATACACAATCAGACAATGCGCATGCGATAAAAGACTAGGCTCGATCGTCGTAATTTTATACGTATTTTGTtaataaaaaaggaaaaaccTATTTCGGTAGTGTACTGTTAGGTTATGATTTCCTTAAATTGTTTCGTTATGACGAAGtctggggtctcatgtagtttcttacctaacatacttctagtgggcgtagcatgtcAATTTTTttacgtatcaatcctaacccccacctgactatacCATCtgaaaattacgtcattacgacgtcacagtgacgtaatagagcccttcaaactatacgaactgccatccaagacgtgcaaacgagcacccgaaatccaaacgagcacccgaaatcgaacagttgtttttctcgttttctcgtcgcaacgattccaataggagagagaccgataacgtcagtcagttctttatcgtcggcgccaatgccatttcggtgGATCGTgagtatatttggcaagctctatgacgtgattgtgatgtcgtagtgatttaatttttggatggcgtaatcagatgggggttaggattgacatatcaaaaaattgttatgctacgcccactagaagtacgttaggtacgaaactacacgagacccgaagTCTGGGGGTCTCTTGAAGTACACGCCGCACATAcgtctagttggcctggctcaataattttgcatatgtcatttctgacccccacctgactacgtcattcgaaaattacatcactgcaaATTCGCAGTGTCGTAATAGGCCTACAGACCTCCCAAGCCCTTTCGGCTGTACAGATGGTCGCCCAGACAATCATCCGAAATCGAGctagctatttctctcgttttctcctTGAAACGATACCGATAACAGAGAAGTCGCTGACGTTAGTGAGTTTATTATAGTCGGCACAGATGTCATTTTGGACGATTGTAGCTATACtttagcaagctctatgacgcAATTGTGACATCGCATGTAATGTAATTTTTGGCTGACGTCTGGACGTACAAAGGTGAGGgttagaaatattatattaataaaatcgttatgctactcTCActcactagaagtacttgacgGCACGTACTTCAGGAGGCCCAAGTCTGGAAGTGGAGATGAACTTGAAAGTTCCAACGCAAACGAACCTTGATTTTTAACATGGCTCTATGGTGCAATCATTATAAAATAGCTTTACGCCTtgagcaatgttccctctaattttttgtagtatgtgtgcgcagaaattttggtgtgtgcgcacttttttggaaatgactaatatttgtgcaaaaaccaatgaagaaattttggcgttctaaccgggtaataagtgggccaacaacaattttctcaacctgccaaccgagcacattgttatattacatcgaaataaataaatctatgcgtgtgcgcagcctctgaaagctgtgtgcgcgcgcacacgcgcacaccgtAGAGGGAACACTGGCCTTGAGTGCCTGATAATTTTCGTGAAAACAAGTTTCTTTTTATGGCCATAAAAACTATGATTTAATAATGTTCGAAAGTTTGACCCACGTGAcattgtaataatattttgatacattATAATCGAGCCATGTTGCAGTGTTGCTCTGCATTTGCCAAAACATCATTTGGCCATGGTATTCATTttaattcagtattttataacTATGCATTTACAGGactatattatttaataatgaaACGTCCTAAACTAAAAAAGGCAAGCAAACGAATGACATGTCGACTGAAATTTAAGATACAAAAGAGGGTCAAGGAACATCACCGAAAAGCTCGCAAGGAAAGCAAGAAAAACGGAAAAGGAGCAAAAAAGAAAGATCCTGGTATCCCGAATGACTGTCCGTTTAAAGAAGAAATTCTCAGAGAGGCAGAAATACGAAAACAAAGACTAGCTGAGCAAAAAGAACGACAAAAAGAAGAAAGACGAAAGATGTTTAATAAACAGCGTGATCTTAAAATTGAGGGCAATGACTTGGAAAGTTTTCAGAAAGGCATATTGAAAAGGCaaaaagattttgaaaaaatttcatccaagTTTGGAGGAAAAGATTCAAATGAAACGAAGAATCTTGTTCACGAGAACTCTCGGCGGGCATATtacaaagaatttaaaaaagttattgaATCTGCTGATGTAATTTTAGAGGTAGTTGATGCCAGAGATCCAATAGGATGCAGATGTGCTGAAGTTGAGAAGGCTGTCTTGGATTCTGGATTGAATAAAAGAATCATACtagttttaaacaaaattgacCTTGTCCCCAAAGAGAATGTGGAAGCTTGGCTCAAGTATCTTCGAGCTGAGTTTCCAACAGTTGCTTTTAAAGCAAGTACACAGTCACAAAGACAGAATTTGAGTCAGAATCGAGTTCCGGTTCGCGAGTTAAACAAGGATCTCTTGCTGAAATCCAGTAAATGTCTCGGTGCCGATAATCTCCTCAAATTGTTAGGTAATTACTGTCGGAACGCCGACATCAAAACGAGCATCACTGTCGGGGTTGTTGGATTCCCAAATGTTGGAAAGAGCAGTATAATCAACAGTTTGAAGAGAGCTAAAGCTTGTAACGTAGGAGCCACTCCTGGGGTTACAAAATCCGTGCAACCTGTGAACATTGATAAGAATATCAAGATCTTGGATTGTCCTGGAATCGTAATGGCAAGTGGTAACGAGGCCACGGCAGTTTTAAGGAATTGCGTCAGAGTTGAAAGCATTGAAGATCCAGTTACACCTGTGGACGCTATTTTGAAAAGATGTAACAAACAACAGATGATCATGCATTATAATATTAGTAACTACGAAAATACAAATGAGTTTTTATCACAGTTAGCAAGGCGGCAAGGTAAATTGAAAAAAGGTGGTATTCCGAATGTCAACAAAGCAGCAAGATCAGTGCTTAATGACTGGAACAGTGGCAAGATAAGCTACTACACACACCCACCTGAAGATGTATCGAGAAAATCACAAGTATCTGCTGAGATTGTTTCAAAAATGGCGAAAGAATTCGATTGGGCGTCACTTGAATCTGATAATTTAGCAACATTGAATGCCGTTCGAGGTAATCCATCACTATCCGGAGGCGTTGTATTTGAATCAATCGGCCACATGGAAACTGAGGAAAACATTGAAGAAGATAGCGATGTTGAAGAAATGCAAGAAAGCGATGATGACATAGAAATGGGAAAAATCACTATGCGAAgcacaaaacagaaaaaagtcGAAGTAACCAAACCGGAAGGAGATAAACATTCCGCAATCAGACACGTCTCTGCAGCGGATGAACTACAAAGTTCTGGCAGCAATATACAAGCAAATAAAGGTTTGAAGGACATGATGAAAAagaacaaaaagaaaaagaaacgTGCTGATGTTTTATCTGATAAACTTGGAGAATCTCTCATGTCTGCAATGGATTTCCGTGACGGTGACAAAGACCAAGAATATGATTTTGAATCTGATTTTAATATGAATTAATAATGCTTAGATTCAGATACAGAAATATTATTGGGACTAACAATTAATTTCAGACGGATAATACCTTAATTTCCCGTTCTATTGTTCGTTTACTCCATATCTCGATAAAGCCATCAATCCGGTATTACATGAAATATTATTCACAAGTACCTTTGAAATTCTGAGTGAAAAATTATCAaagcattaaaatttcaatagaGTATTCCTTTCTAACAAAATTATCATGTTAAAAATCCAATGTTAGCAGCTATATCAAATTggtttatttcatattttttcttttagtaATGTGATATCATATAAATGTTTACATTGCTTTTGCCTGGTTAATAAAATAGAGGGAATAAAGATGCAATGCCTTTTTCTGGTCAATAAATAGCGGTCATACGGCACATGATTGCATATTTATTTCTTACTGGGTAGCCACTGCTGCTTGAGGTCAGAGCCTTAGGGAGACTTCATAAAACCTCTGTGGTTTGAATACTGCCGTTATCTCAAGCACAATTCAACTAACTGTTCATTACTATCATCTCTTTCAGCATTGAGTAGTTCCTGAATCGGTTTACAGGTCGTAGTCATCAGAGTCCCGCTGCCGGTTAGTCAAGCACGAGATAAATGGGACTCAAATTGATCTCTTGTTACTGCAACCAATGCTAATTACAATTGTATGTTTTCTCTTAAAATAGCATGTCAACAACCTGGATATATCgtatttttctcataaatcAACAACGTCTTATACTATTCGAATGCTGCGCTACCCTGATCCAAACTGGTTCTTCATGCAGATAACAAACAAAACCATTTATTAGTACTCTGTAACGCATATATATGGTTCATTAAAAAACACAAGAAGTTATTAAAATTATCTGCGAATCAAATAATGTTGGCAAAGATTTTTTCCAAGGGGCTCTAATTCAGGGAACATTACCATATACCACATTATGACAACGCAGTAATGTTATGTGCAACTATTTTTATATGCATAAAATTACGATACATCGCCTGAGAGTATATCATAAACACTGTATTTTGATTTAAACTTATTAAGCATAGGTTGAGAAATAACAacatcaaatataaaatgaaaatctcCATCAGTTTTTACATCATTCACATTTGCAAATTGATTAAACCAATCCATATGGTCACCATCAGCCGGAacttttattttacaataaGAACTTCCAGTAACTTTTACTAATCGatcgtgtattattttattcaattcatcTAAACCAGGCCCCTCTGTGGCAGATACCATACATGTAGATGACGGTTGAAGATAGAGGTGGTGGCGCTTCAGCTTTTTACCACGTTTTGAATAGGCAGCTTCTTTTTGAATTGGAATTGAAGAATCTTTTCTGTAATGTAGCGAAGCATAAGTACAAATAAAGTTTTCTTAGTataccagcggttcccaaacgcAAAATCATTTCTCCGCAATTTGAACTTTTGGCGTAACGGTTAAatgataaaacttaattgtGTTGCAGATTGCACCTTTCGAGTTCGAATCCGAAGCCCCCACCTCACCCACGCTATAATAAAATTGATAGACAATGTCGCCCCATATCTGTCCTTCAATCAAAAGCAGCTGGTATAGTGCCTTGCTTGGAGTGAAAGGCAATGATAAGCGATGTATAAAAATACTAGTCTTAAAATAATGAAgtctattcaaaaatttattgtatGTTAAAGTATTTCCTTGTTTCACTAGTTTTGTATATATCTACTGGAGTTTCTTTAACCAACGACGAGGATCCACTCAAGCAGAGATGACTATAAGATTGAGACCAccaaatataaacaattttgatactaattgaataaagaaaaaaacataCTGAAATTCAGATGtctgaataatataaaaacatgAACCAGCATTCATACAGGGTGACTAagaaacagaacccataaatttctcaattcTGCAAAAATGCATGAAATTAATTTAACACTTAAATTTCCCATTGtttatgattgtacccaaacgTTTAGGTAAACTAGGAAAGaagctttgcacaaaagtcTCTTACTGTACATAATTATGTTCCGACAGATCTGTTTTTTTGGGGATCACCCTGTACCAAAAGTTGACCATTTCTTAGACACGACATATGGATACTAAAATCTGGATGAACGAACTCTTAGAAAAATTAGAATTAGACGAATCACAATGTAGACACAAATGCAAGTAAAATTATATAACTTACTGTTCAATATTTCGAGTATCTGGcaataaatcaattttattttgaacttcTATCATATTTTCTAGTAGTTTTTCCGGCAAATTGAGATCCGATAATACTTTATAAACATTCATCTTCTGATTTTTGTAGTCTGGATGACTTATATCACTCACATGAATTATCATATCCTGAAAATAGAGGTAATGTTAGAATTTTTCCATTATTGGAGTTCTATAAAGAAATCTTTTTTCTCtctaactactggaccaattgttttgaaattttcagtggttgaataTCGTGGTCAtcgctaaaaggctattacttttatttatcctaaattttctataatTCCTAtaagatttgatattttatccaatttttattCATGAGAACACAACGAAACGTCAGTCTTCGGATTTTGATTTCGTGCTACGCAAAAGTCTAGAGCTTCACGCTACTGGTGACTTACTGTAAACTACGTACGTTAGGTTACCGTTGAAAGATTGTCGAAACATTTGGTAATTTCATTCGCGCTGGCACAATACACATGAATCATCATCATGACAGGACCAGGTAAAGCTAGGAAAGTTTGGGTACCGGTACTAGTAAGTTCAGAAGTTGCAGCTTCATCCGAGATATATTTTTGGGGAACattttgagtaaaatatttcaatttggctttcgtgtttacatatttgagcatttctccCTCCTGTTATTATTCTAAACTGCAtgttatattcatatatttgtttttatgttttttggAAAAAAGGTGAAAAAGTACATCTTCAAGAAAAATTGGACTTACAGCTTGTAACATATCCTCCATTGTAGCACTAAAAGCATCAATAAGTGAATGAGGTAAATCAGATAAAAATCCCACAGTGTCAATTAATAAGTATCTGAAAAATATCgggttttaaaaatttttaagCATGAGGGAACAAATTTCTTATCTTTTGCGTAACTCTTATCTGATACCAATATCCCTTTTTCACATATTATTTGACTTGCAGACTGATTATGCAGCCCAACTAGGTGTTGCCACATCAAAAAGCATTGCTCGCCATTGTAAGTGGAACATAATAGCAGCTCATCAATAGAGGCTATTTCACAAAATGTGTCCATGCATCCAGAACTACTCCCAAGTGTCACACTacacatagactggtaaccgggcaGGTAGTTATGTTTGTTCATAACTGAACACTTTTATCCAATTTTTATGTTCTTATGAGTAAATTTGTAAATCCTAAACATGTGCATAATATGTTGCGTTTATTTTCATCAGGTCAGTAATCATTTCAAGCAGTATACTTTTTGTAGGGTGTTTGTGGCTCCCAATCTTTGTTGTTAAATTCTTCCCTTCGCCTAATTTGGAATTCTTCATTTCTACCTCGCTATGCATAAAAACTccctttatttattcaatctttaataGATCCTCAGCTAGTGTTATGCACAAGCcatttttgtacagtttaagtACCAGTTCGAAGATGTGTGCATAAATAATTATTATGATAATAATAAAGAACTGAAGAATATTATAATCGTAATACTAGAGCAAATACAAAGCCCGAAGCAATTTGGTAATGTTGGTTCTTCTTGTGTTTTCTCTAAAACAGGGATGTCTAACCCGCGAGCCGCATGTGGCCCACAGATAGAATTTGTGCGACCCACGTgtagtttttatataaataccgacatataaacatatttaacaTAAATTTCCTGGTATGATATCAAATCTTACCATAATTTGGGCTATGATTTCACGTGATTCCGCCATATGGAAAGCGTTGTTATGCGCTACAGAACATGATTTCACAAAGGCCACTCAAGCGTGCGACACCTGCGGCGATACAATGGGTTTTTCTACCCATTGTGGAGTCAAGGTTGAAGTCACTTGAGGATTTAAATCAGAAATATCAAAAGGATTGGGAAGAGTTGTAAGACAACGATGTATGCCTAATATGCCGTAAATTTCTCCACCCATTGTGGAGTCAAGGTTGAAGTCACTTGAGGATTTAAATCAGAAATATCAAAAGGATTGGGAAGAGTTGTAAGACAACGATGTATGCCTAATATGCCGTAAATTTGTTTCGAGCTTGAAgtcttatattttaaaaattatgaagTCGAAGCCTAGAAGTACGCTGACGAACGATAATTTGACAAGCCAGTTAGTTACATTTGGCAGTATCAAAACTACACGTTGATATTAAACAGTTGTGCAATGACAATCAAAAGCAAGTTTCGAACTAGTTGAAGAGGAAAATTGCTgacttcatatttatttatttttttgattatttacGCCAATGTATgtacattttgaataaaaaatgagtTGAATTTCATGGTCCATGGTCTTTGTGTGCATCTTGTGTTCAGGAATCCGCAAAATTTTTGTGCAATCCAGGCGCGTTTGATTTAGCGACGatcaaattctaacgtaaatcggaATTGGGTTG from the Styela clava chromosome 5, kaStyClav1.hap1.2, whole genome shotgun sequence genome contains:
- the LOC120344679 gene encoding guanine nucleotide-binding protein-like 3 homolog; the protein is MKRPKLKKASKRMTCRLKFKIQKRVKEHHRKARKESKKNGKGAKKKDPGIPNDCPFKEEILREAEIRKQRLAEQKERQKEERRKMFNKQRDLKIEGNDLESFQKGILKRQKDFEKISSKFGGKDSNETKNLVHENSRRAYYKEFKKVIESADVILEVVDARDPIGCRCAEVEKAVLDSGLNKRIILVLNKIDLVPKENVEAWLKYLRAEFPTVAFKASTQSQRQNLSQNRVPVRELNKDLLLKSSKCLGADNLLKLLGNYCRNADIKTSITVGVVGFPNVGKSSIINSLKRAKACNVGATPGVTKSVQPVNIDKNIKILDCPGIVMASGNEATAVLRNCVRVESIEDPVTPVDAILKRCNKQQMIMHYNISNYENTNEFLSQLARRQGKLKKGGIPNVNKAARSVLNDWNSGKISYYTHPPEDVSRKSQVSAEIVSKMAKEFDWASLESDNLATLNAVRGNPSLSGGVVFESIGHMETEENIEEDSDVEEMQESDDDIEMGKITMRSTKQKKVEVTKPEGDKHSAIRHVSAADELQSSGSNIQANKGLKDMMKKNKKKKKRADVLSDKLGESLMSAMDFRDGDKDQEYDFESDFNMN